The proteins below are encoded in one region of Portunus trituberculatus isolate SZX2019 unplaced genomic scaffold, ASM1759143v1 PGA_scaffold_410__1_contigs__length_386818, whole genome shotgun sequence:
- the LOC123500564 gene encoding LOW QUALITY PROTEIN: MFS-type transporter clz9-like (The sequence of the model RefSeq protein was modified relative to this genomic sequence to represent the inferred CDS: deleted 1 base in 1 codon), translated as MASTQRYKQEQVEKAVELVRSKQMSLNAASKTFGIPYATLGDKVRGRRPMQPAPKTVLSMEEEKKLVDWLIEVSKRGFGRTKDDLKDMVKTILDDREERTVFKNNRPGKDWMRAFFKRHPEIRERIGQPLGRERAIVTKDALGEWFQQMKHYLDTIDPTLLTSPDRIFNADESGFNICPKTKKIISMTGAKHVYSVTSGKRQQVTCWPAPLLPPLLIFPYTRDPRFNALEGFEEAFFQKTPNGWITEVVFLSFLRDIFIPKLGEKRPVVLFVDGHSSHHSLAICTLCNENGVILYCLKAHASHLIQPLDQAFFGAIKLAWSEAVRKFQYQTGECHHVHVCPHTKESLGHYSTTRACLQGIC; from the exons ATGGCATCAACACAGCGGTACAAACAAGAACAAGTGGAGAAAGCTGTGGAGCTGGTAAGATCTAAACAGATGTCCCTGAATGCCGCCTCCAAAACTTTTGGTATCCCTTACGCCACCCTTGGGGATAAGGTCAGGGGAAGAAGACCTATGCAGCCTGCTCCCAAAACAGTTCTgtcaatggaagaggagaagaagctaGTAGATTGGCTGATTGAAGTGTCTAAACGAGGTTTTGGACGGACCAAAGACGACCTCAAAGACATGGTGAAAACCATTCTCGATGATAGGGAAGAGAGGACTGTCTTCAAAAACAACCGCCCTGGAAAGGATTGGATGCGAGCCTTTTTCAAGAGGCATCCAGAGATACGGGAAAGAATTGGACAACCACTTGGCCGTGAGAGAGCAATTGTGACAAAGGATGCTCTAGGTGAATGGTTTCAGCAAATGAAACATTACCTGGACACCATCGATCCCACTTTGTTGACCTCTCCTGACCGGATCTTTAATGCTGATGAAAGTGGTTTTAATATATGtccaaagacaaagaaaatcatCAGCATGACAGGAGCAAAACACGTCTACTCTGTCACAAGTGGCAAACGGCAGCAAGTGACA TGTTGGCCTGCTCCTCTGCTTCCACCGCTGCTGATCTTTCCCTACACCAGAGATCCTCGCTTCAATGCGTTGGAAGGTTTTGAAGAGGCTTTTTTTCAAAAAACTCCAAATGGTTGGATCACTGAGGTGGTCTTTCTTAGCTTTCTGAGGGACATTTTCATTCCCAAATTGGGAGAAAAGCGACCAGTGGTGCTGTTTGTGGACGGCCATTCCAGCCATCATTCCCTGGCAATCTGCACGCTGTGTAACGAGAATGGTGTCATCCTTTACTGCCTGAAGGCGCATGCCAGTCACCTTATCCAGCCACTGGATCAAGCTTTCTTTGGGGCAATCAAACTAGCATGGAGTGAAGCCGTCAGAAAGTTTCAGTACCAAACTGGAGAGTGTCACCATGTGCACGTTTGCCCGCACACTAAAGAAAGCTTGGGACACTACAGCACGACCAGAGCTTGCTTACAAGGGATTTGTTAA
- the LOC123500563 gene encoding uncharacterized protein LOC123500563: MLSSALLSAQKPFCSSPNTPALSIHLHNLAFNTALNTLPTPISLPKSTVQWSTWHLHMTCYPVFSKIFEIIMKNFLMNYLNKQKILNNRQFGFCPGLNTFDAINVFTTDLHNALNNLKSIISIFIDFSKAFDTVDPNILTFSTDSSSQFNFLPTLSNVQRSQHME; the protein is encoded by the exons atgttatcctcagctctcctgtccGCACAGAAACCATTCTGCTCCTCACCTAATACTCCAGCTCTTTCAATCCACTTACACAATCTggcattcaacaccgcactgaacacaTTGCCTACACCGATCAGCCT TCCAAAGTCCACAGTCCAGTGGTCCACCTGGCACCTGCACATGACGTGCTACCCTG TGTTCTCTAAAATTTTTGAaatcattatgaagaacttcCTCATGAACTACCTCAATAAACAGAAAATCTTGAATAACAGGCAGTTTGGTTTTTGCCCAGGACTAAATACTTTTGATGCTATAAATGTGTTTACCACTGATCTCCACAATGCTTTAAATAACCTTAAGTCtatcatttccattttcattgatttcagcAAAGCATTTGACACAGTTGACCCAAACATTCTA ACATTCTCTACAGATTCCTCATCACAGTTTAACTTTCTACCAACACTCTCTAATGTTCAAAGGTCCCAACATATGGAATAG